A single region of the Streptococcus macedonicus ACA-DC 198 genome encodes:
- a CDS encoding Transcriptional regulator, MarR family: MKVVPYDEKYKKDFVEMNLDWISEMFTVEAEDERELTNIEHYIENGGQIFFALNDEGAVMASCMVAPREDGDWEIMKFAAKSEFAGSGAGNACLKACIEYAESLHLPKLIIVSNRKCLFAVHLYRKFGFTEIPVDKERFPFERGDIVFEKEL, translated from the coding sequence ATGAAAGTTGTACCGTATGATGAAAAATATAAAAAAGATTTTGTGGAAATGAACCTTGATTGGATTTCTGAAATGTTTACAGTAGAAGCAGAAGATGAACGCGAGTTAACTAATATTGAGCATTATATTGAAAATGGTGGTCAGATTTTCTTTGCTTTAAATGATGAGGGAGCTGTTATGGCATCGTGTATGGTCGCTCCAAGAGAAGATGGTGATTGGGAAATCATGAAATTTGCAGCAAAAAGCGAATTTGCTGGCAGCGGTGCAGGGAATGCTTGTTTAAAGGCGTGCATTGAGTATGCGGAATCCCTTCATTTGCCAAAACTTATCATTGTTTCCAATCGAAAATGTCTATTTGCTGTTCATCTTTATCGCAAATTTGGTTTTACTGAGATTCCTGTTGATAAAGAAAGATTTCCTTTTGAACGTGGTGATATTGTCTTCGAAAAAGAATTATAG
- a CDS encoding Transcriptional regulator, PadR family, translated as MYFPTSATVIEFLILAIVDKDDSYGYAISQTIKQIANIKESTLYPILKKLEKAGYLTTYQQAYQGRKRKYYAITAAVKEQLTFLKKECQRYKEKVDEIIEGSLEDDKS; from the coding sequence ATGTATTTTCCAACTTCGGCAACTGTTATCGAATTCCTCATTTTGGCCATTGTTGACAAAGACGACTCTTACGGTTATGCTATTAGCCAAACCATTAAGCAAATTGCTAACATAAAAGAATCCACCTTATATCCAATTTTAAAAAAACTGGAAAAAGCGGGCTATTTAACCACTTATCAACAAGCTTACCAAGGACGTAAACGAAAATATTATGCTATCACAGCAGCTGTTAAAGAACAGTTGACCTTTCTCAAAAAAGAATGCCAACGGTACAAAGAAAAAGTCGATGAGATTATTGAAGGGAGTTTAGAGGATGACAAAAGTTGA
- a CDS encoding Phage infection protein produces the protein MLEELKALIKSPKIWVTMIGVALIPALYNLSFLGSMWDPYGNVDNLPVAVVNQDESSTLNDQTLSIGDNMVDSMSKNKDLDYHFVSAEKAEEGLENGDYYMVITLPEDLSKKAASLLTDDPEKLTINYQTTAGRSFIASKMSESAMTKLKDTVSENITETYTKAVFKIMSSLQDGLQEASDGGNELLSGSQQLESGSQTITDNLNTAASGSQTLADGTATLSSGLTTYTNGVSSLASGLNTLSDGLLPYTGGVGQLATGLNELSSKFPSYISGVGQIAGVMPQLTQGFTAYANGVSDISLGQTAFTSALTDYTNGVSQLSAGLAQLDAKSRELTDGINQLQTTSNNSLEQLIAEATNLNDGLQTLQTDLNNTTLPDASQLQINLDSLSQFGQQLSAMSSAISSINSSDLAAVQATTAYQNLSDTDKAEIDTAITNSTGATTADNLITQISSIQTQLVSLQDLSTQLANLSTLLNNIAALKANVVTASAGSQQLVDGLTQFKEGLTAESGIPTLVSGISDYTTVVAQLTDGANQIVDNNEKLLEASSQLSSGSNELASNSTKISNGLIQVQSGSAQLASYNDELTSGVTQLTDGANQLAVNNDKLLSGASTAASGANQLVANNTQLTSGASQLQSGAEALASGSSQLAAGSDTLTSGLTTLTSGISTLTSSLSEASDQLSLVSVTNKNAKLVSNPVSTKKTDNDSVKVNGIGMAPYMIAVSLMVVALSTNVIFANSLSGRPVKNRFEWAKQKLFINGLISTVGSLVLYGAIQFLGFEANYEWRTIFLIILGGWTLMALVTALVGWDNRYGSFLSLIMLLLQVGSAGGSYPIELSPKFFQVIHPYMPMTYIVTGLRQTISMTGSIGTQVGVLSAFLVAFMVLGLIIYRQPKTEN, from the coding sequence ATGTTAGAAGAATTAAAAGCACTTATAAAAAGCCCAAAAATTTGGGTAACAATGATTGGTGTTGCTCTTATTCCAGCACTTTATAACTTATCTTTCTTGGGTTCTATGTGGGATCCTTATGGGAATGTTGATAATTTACCAGTAGCAGTTGTCAATCAAGATGAGTCATCAACTTTAAATGACCAAACGCTATCAATCGGTGATAATATGGTGGACAGTATGTCCAAAAATAAAGACTTAGATTATCACTTTGTTAGCGCAGAAAAAGCAGAAGAGGGTCTGGAAAATGGTGATTACTATATGGTTATCACATTGCCAGAAGATTTATCTAAAAAGGCAGCCAGCCTTTTGACGGATGACCCTGAAAAATTGACGATTAATTATCAAACAACAGCTGGACGTAGTTTTATCGCTTCTAAAATGAGCGAATCTGCGATGACTAAGCTTAAAGATACTGTTTCTGAAAATATCACAGAAACTTATACAAAAGCTGTATTCAAGATCATGTCTAGTTTACAAGATGGTTTACAAGAAGCAAGTGATGGTGGTAATGAACTACTCTCTGGAAGCCAACAGCTTGAATCAGGCAGTCAAACTATTACAGACAACCTTAACACAGCAGCATCAGGCAGCCAAACTTTAGCAGACGGAACAGCGACACTTTCAAGTGGCTTGACAACCTATACAAACGGCGTGTCAAGTTTAGCGAGTGGCTTAAATACTCTATCTGATGGTTTGCTGCCATATACAGGTGGAGTTGGTCAATTGGCGACAGGTTTGAATGAATTATCAAGTAAATTCCCAAGTTATATAAGTGGAGTTGGTCAAATTGCTGGGGTAATGCCTCAATTGACTCAAGGCTTTACAGCATATGCAAATGGTGTCTCTGATATTTCATTAGGTCAAACTGCTTTTACAAGTGCTTTAACGGATTATACCAACGGCGTTAGTCAGTTGTCTGCAGGTTTAGCTCAATTAGATGCCAAGTCTAGGGAATTAACTGATGGTATTAATCAACTTCAGACAACTAGTAACAATAGTCTTGAGCAGTTAATCGCAGAAGCAACTAACTTAAATGATGGTTTACAAACTCTCCAAACAGATTTAAACAATACAACTCTACCTGATGCCTCACAACTGCAAATAAATCTTGATAGCTTAAGCCAATTTGGGCAACAGTTATCAGCTATGAGCTCTGCTATTTCATCTATCAATAGTTCAGATTTGGCAGCTGTGCAAGCAACAACAGCTTATCAAAATTTGAGCGATACAGACAAAGCTGAAATTGATACAGCGATTACTAATAGTACTGGTGCAACGACAGCAGATAATTTGATAACTCAAATTTCAAGCATTCAAACACAGCTAGTTTCACTTCAAGATTTATCAACACAATTAGCGAATCTGTCAACTTTGCTTAATAACATTGCTGCCTTAAAAGCAAATGTGGTAACGGCAAGTGCAGGTAGCCAACAATTGGTAGATGGATTAACACAATTTAAAGAAGGATTAACTGCAGAGAGTGGTATTCCAACCCTAGTTTCGGGTATTTCTGATTATACAACAGTGGTGGCTCAATTAACTGATGGCGCTAACCAAATAGTTGATAATAACGAAAAATTACTTGAAGCCTCAAGTCAGTTAAGTTCAGGAAGCAATGAACTTGCTTCAAATAGTACTAAAATAAGTAATGGACTTATTCAAGTTCAATCAGGATCAGCACAATTAGCTTCATATAATGATGAGTTAACAAGTGGGGTGACACAGTTAACTGATGGCGCAAATCAACTTGCAGTTAATAATGATAAGTTACTAAGTGGTGCTAGTACAGCAGCTTCTGGAGCTAATCAATTGGTTGCTAATAATACTCAGCTAACAAGTGGTGCTTCTCAATTGCAATCTGGTGCAGAAGCATTAGCTTCTGGTTCAAGTCAGTTAGCTGCTGGTAGTGATACGTTGACAAGTGGCTTGACAACCTTGACAAGTGGTATTTCAACATTGACATCATCACTTTCAGAGGCAAGTGACCAATTATCACTTGTTTCTGTAACAAATAAGAATGCTAAATTGGTTTCTAACCCTGTATCAACAAAAAAAACAGATAATGATAGCGTGAAAGTAAATGGTATTGGTATGGCACCTTACATGATTGCAGTATCACTTATGGTAGTTGCCCTTTCAACGAACGTTATCTTTGCAAACTCATTGTCAGGACGTCCTGTGAAAAATCGTTTTGAATGGGCAAAACAAAAACTCTTTATTAATGGATTGATTTCAACGGTTGGTTCATTAGTATTGTATGGTGCTATTCAATTCCTTGGTTTTGAGGCTAACTATGAATGGAGAACAATCTTCCTCATCATCTTAGGTGGTTGGACATTAATGGCTCTTGTAACGGCTCTAGTTGGTTGGGATAATCGTTACGGTTCGTTCCTTTCGCTTATTATGTTATTACTTCAAGTCGGTTCTGCAGGTGGTTCATATCCAATCGAGCTTAGTCCTAAGTTCTTCCAAGTTATTCACCCATACATGCCGATGACTTACATTGTAACAGGTTTACGTCAAACCATTTCGATGACAGGTTCAATTGGTACACAAGTTGGTGTTCTATCAGCGTTCCTTGTTGCTTTCATGGTACTTGGACTAATCATTTACAGACAACCAAAAACAGAAAATTAA
- a CDS encoding Transcriptional regulator, TetR family, with amino-acid sequence MSKSVQKNFIMANDNRRATTKKAIQKAMVTLLKTESFDDITTIKIAKEAGISRSSFYTHYKDKFELIDSCQRTLFNQVEYIFEKHEGNKEQAFLEIFEFLKREQLLSALISANGTREFQAFIVNKVRIFINTDFQNRFGREELSPVEKEYSSIYFAYAFFGLCQSWIANGKKESPHQMTNLILKLLPLSP; translated from the coding sequence ATGTCTAAAAGTGTTCAAAAAAATTTTATTATGGCAAATGACAATCGCAGAGCTACCACCAAAAAAGCCATTCAAAAAGCTATGGTTACCCTTTTAAAGACAGAAAGTTTTGACGACATTACAACCATCAAAATTGCCAAAGAAGCTGGTATTAGCCGTTCAAGCTTCTACACACATTATAAGGATAAATTTGAATTGATTGATTCCTGTCAACGAACTCTTTTCAATCAAGTTGAATACATTTTTGAAAAACACGAAGGCAATAAAGAACAAGCCTTTTTAGAGATTTTTGAATTTCTAAAACGTGAGCAATTGTTGTCTGCTCTAATTTCGGCAAATGGCACACGAGAATTTCAGGCTTTTATTGTTAATAAAGTACGTATTTTTATCAATACTGATTTTCAAAATCGGTTTGGGCGTGAAGAGCTTTCCCCTGTCGAAAAAGAATACAGTAGTATCTACTTTGCCTACGCCTTTTTTGGTCTCTGCCAATCTTGGATAGCTAATGGTAAAAAAGAATCACCTCACCAGATGACTAACCTCATTCTAAAACTTTTACCACTATCACCATAA
- the rpsD gene encoding SSU ribosomal protein S4p (S9e): protein MSRYTGPSWKQSRRLGLSLTGTGKELARRNYVPGQHGPNNRSKLSEYGLQLAEKQKLRFTYGVGEKQFRNLFVQATKIKGGTLGFNFMVLLERRLDNVVYRLGLATTRRQARQFVNHGHILVDGKRVDIPSYRVTPGQVISVREKSAKVPAILEAVEATLGRPAFVSFDAEKLEGSLTRLPERDEINPEINEALIVEYYNKML, encoded by the coding sequence ATGTCACGTTATACAGGTCCATCATGGAAACAATCACGTCGCCTTGGCTTGTCTCTTACAGGTACAGGTAAAGAATTAGCACGTCGTAACTACGTGCCAGGTCAACACGGTCCTAACAACCGTAGCAAACTTTCTGAATATGGTTTGCAATTGGCTGAAAAACAAAAACTTCGTTTCACTTACGGTGTAGGTGAAAAACAATTCCGTAACTTGTTCGTACAAGCTACTAAGATTAAAGGTGGAACTCTTGGTTTCAACTTTATGGTTCTTTTGGAACGTCGTCTTGACAACGTTGTTTACCGTTTAGGTCTTGCAACTACTCGTCGTCAAGCTCGTCAATTCGTTAACCACGGTCACATCCTTGTTGACGGTAAACGTGTTGATATCCCTTCATACCGCGTAACTCCAGGTCAAGTTATCTCAGTTCGCGAAAAATCAGCTAAAGTACCTGCTATCCTTGAAGCTGTTGAAGCTACTCTTGGACGTCCAGCATTCGTATCATTTGACGCTGAAAAACTTGAAGGTTCATTGACTCGTCTTCCAGAACGCGACGAAATCAACCCAGAAATCAACGAAGCACTTATCGTTGAATACTACAACAAAATGCTTTAA
- the dnaC gene encoding Replicative DNA helicase produces MAEEPELRVQPQDLLAEQSVLGSIFISPDKLITVREYISPDDFYKYSHRVIFKAMITLSDRNEAIDATTVRTILDDQGDLQNIGGLSYIVELVNSVPTSANAEYYAKIVAEKAMLRNIISRLTETVNLAYEGATDSEDVIAGAEKALVEINEHSNRSGFRKISDVLKVNYENLEIRSRQTSDVTGLPTGFRDLDRITTGLHPDQLIILAARPAVGKTAFVLNIAQNVGTKQNKPVAIFSLEMGAESLVDRMLAAEGMVDSHHLRTGQLSDQEWNNITIAQGALAEAPIYIDDTPGIKITEIRARARKLSQEVEGGLGLIVIDYLQLITGTRPENRQQEVSDISRQLKILAKELKVPVIALSQLSRGVEQRQDKRPVLSDIRESGSIEQDADIVAFLYRDDYYRREGEEIDDAVEDNTIEVILEKNRSGARGTVQLIFQKEYNKFSSIAQFEER; encoded by the coding sequence TTGGCAGAAGAGCCAGAATTGAGAGTTCAGCCACAAGATTTATTAGCAGAGCAATCTGTCTTAGGTTCGATTTTTATCTCGCCAGATAAGCTTATTACTGTCCGTGAATATATTAGCCCAGATGATTTCTATAAGTATTCTCATAGAGTTATTTTTAAGGCAATGATTACACTTAGCGATCGTAATGAGGCTATTGATGCCACAACAGTTAGAACAATTCTTGATGACCAAGGGGATTTACAAAACATTGGTGGCTTGTCTTACATTGTCGAACTTGTCAATAGTGTTCCTACGAGTGCCAATGCAGAATATTATGCTAAAATTGTCGCTGAAAAGGCGATGCTGCGTAATATCATCTCTAGGTTGACAGAGACTGTAAACCTAGCCTATGAAGGTGCTACGGATTCTGAAGACGTTATTGCGGGGGCGGAAAAAGCCCTTGTTGAGATTAATGAACATAGCAATCGCAGTGGTTTTCGTAAGATTTCAGATGTTTTGAAGGTCAACTATGAAAATTTGGAAATCCGTTCTCGTCAGACAAGTGATGTTACTGGATTGCCGACTGGTTTTCGTGATTTGGATAGGATTACAACAGGTTTACACCCTGACCAATTAATTATCCTTGCTGCGCGTCCAGCCGTCGGGAAAACTGCTTTTGTTTTGAACATTGCGCAAAACGTTGGGACTAAACAAAATAAACCAGTCGCTATTTTCTCTCTGGAAATGGGTGCTGAAAGTTTGGTTGACCGTATGTTGGCTGCTGAGGGAATGGTTGATTCTCACCACCTTCGAACAGGTCAATTGAGCGACCAAGAATGGAACAACATTACCATTGCCCAAGGTGCTTTGGCAGAAGCACCGATTTATATTGATGATACACCAGGGATTAAAATCACTGAAATTCGTGCACGAGCACGTAAGCTGTCTCAAGAAGTTGAGGGTGGTCTTGGTTTGATTGTTATTGACTACTTACAGTTGATTACAGGAACACGTCCAGAAAACCGACAACAGGAGGTTTCTGATATTTCCCGTCAATTGAAAATTTTAGCAAAAGAGCTGAAAGTCCCTGTTATCGCACTTAGTCAGTTGTCTCGTGGTGTTGAACAACGTCAGGATAAACGTCCTGTGTTGTCAGATATTCGTGAATCAGGTTCTATCGAGCAAGATGCGGATATCGTTGCCTTCTTATATCGTGATGATTATTATCGTCGTGAAGGTGAAGAAATTGATGACGCTGTCGAAGACAATACTATCGAAGTTATCTTGGAGAAGAACCGTTCAGGAGCGCGTGGCACAGTGCAATTAATCTTCCAAAAAGAATACAATAAATTTTCTAGTATAGCGCAGTTTGAAGAGCGTTGA
- the rplI gene encoding LSU ribosomal protein L9p has translation MKVIFLADVKGKGKKGEIKEVPTGYAQNFLIKKNLAKEATNQAIGELKGKQKAEEKAQAEILAEAQALKAELEKEATVVKFTEKVGPDGRTFGSITAKKIAEELAKQFGLKIDKRSIELDHPIRAIGSVEVPVKLHKEVTAEIKLSIKEA, from the coding sequence ATGAAAGTTATTTTTCTAGCAGATGTTAAAGGTAAAGGGAAAAAAGGCGAAATTAAAGAGGTCCCAACAGGCTATGCCCAAAACTTTTTAATTAAGAAAAATTTAGCTAAAGAAGCGACTAACCAAGCTATTGGTGAATTAAAAGGTAAACAAAAAGCAGAAGAAAAAGCACAAGCTGAAATTTTAGCAGAAGCTCAAGCGCTTAAAGCAGAGCTTGAAAAAGAAGCCACAGTTGTTAAGTTTACCGAAAAAGTTGGACCTGATGGACGTACATTTGGTTCAATTACAGCTAAGAAAATTGCTGAAGAATTGGCTAAACAGTTTGGTTTAAAAATCGACAAACGTTCTATCGAGTTAGATCATCCAATTCGTGCAATTGGTTCTGTCGAAGTTCCTGTTAAGTTACACAAGGAAGTAACTGCTGAAATTAAATTAAGCATTAAGGAAGCATAG
- a CDS encoding Phosphoesterase, DHH family protein, which translates to MKRFRFATIHLVMIGLILFGILAICVRLFQTESAILATIFLALSLLVALLYYQKKTYELSEREQIELLNDQTEVNLKSLLEQMPVGVIQFEQSTNEVEWFNPYAELIFTSEEGEFEDELIQKIIGNKREGDSSQTFELNGNKYSSYIDSSSGIFYFFDTSMGNRQLGDAALLRPVIGIISIDNYDDVTDDLSDAEISQINSFIANFISNFTKSKNIFYRRVDMDRFYFFTDYAVLSSLIDDKFTVLEAFRKQAKEEHELPLTLSMGVAYGDDNHQQIGQVALQNLNTALVRGGDQVVICENDEHKKPLYFGGGSVSTVKRTRTRTRAMMTAISDHIKNVDRVFVVGHRNLDMDALGSAIGMQFFANNVIEEAYAVYNPDEMSPDIARAVKRLQEDGKTNLISVNQALQLVTSRSLLIMVDHSKIDLTLSQELYNRFTDVIVVDHHRRDNNFPEKAILTFIESGASSASELVTELIQFQNAGKRLSKIQASILMAGIMLDTKNFSASVTSRTFDVASYLRSQGSDSIEIQNISQTDFEEYRLVNELILKGRKLYDNIIIASGGDNVVYSKVVASKAADTMLSLAGIEATFVIVQVAPNKVAISARSRSKINVQRMMEELGGGGHFTLAACQLSDITVSQAEHLLLEIIENDLRENMEVE; encoded by the coding sequence ATGAAAAGATTTCGATTTGCAACTATTCACTTAGTCATGATAGGCTTGATTTTATTCGGGATTTTGGCTATTTGTGTCAGACTTTTTCAGACGGAGTCAGCTATTTTAGCTACAATCTTTTTGGCGTTGTCTTTGCTTGTTGCATTGCTTTATTATCAAAAAAAAACATATGAGTTATCAGAACGTGAACAAATTGAATTACTAAACGACCAAACAGAAGTCAATTTGAAGAGTTTATTAGAACAGATGCCTGTTGGTGTTATTCAATTTGAGCAATCTACAAATGAAGTTGAGTGGTTTAATCCATACGCTGAACTTATCTTCACTAGTGAAGAAGGAGAATTTGAGGACGAGCTCATCCAAAAAATTATTGGCAATAAGCGTGAAGGAGATTCCAGCCAAACTTTTGAGTTAAATGGCAATAAATATTCATCTTACATTGATTCATCTTCAGGGATTTTTTATTTCTTTGATACGTCAATGGGAAATCGTCAACTAGGAGATGCTGCGCTTTTGCGACCAGTTATCGGGATTATCTCAATTGATAATTATGACGATGTAACAGATGATTTATCTGATGCGGAAATTTCTCAAATCAATAGTTTTATTGCTAATTTCATATCGAATTTCACGAAGTCTAAAAATATTTTTTATCGTCGTGTGGATATGGACCGTTTTTACTTTTTCACAGATTATGCTGTTTTAAGTAGTCTAATTGACGATAAGTTTACAGTACTAGAAGCTTTTCGTAAACAGGCTAAAGAAGAGCATGAGTTACCGCTGACTTTGAGCATGGGGGTTGCTTATGGTGACGATAATCATCAGCAAATTGGGCAAGTGGCTCTCCAAAATTTGAATACGGCACTTGTGCGTGGTGGTGACCAAGTTGTTATTTGTGAAAATGATGAGCATAAGAAACCATTGTATTTTGGTGGTGGGTCAGTATCTACCGTTAAACGTACCCGTACACGTACCCGTGCGATGATGACTGCTATTTCCGACCACATAAAAAATGTGGATAGAGTATTTGTTGTCGGACATCGTAATCTAGATATGGATGCTCTTGGTTCAGCAATTGGGATGCAGTTCTTTGCAAATAATGTTATCGAGGAGGCTTATGCAGTTTACAATCCCGATGAAATGAGTCCTGATATTGCAAGAGCAGTTAAAAGGTTACAAGAAGATGGAAAAACAAATCTAATTTCAGTCAACCAAGCTTTACAGCTAGTGACAAGTCGGTCATTGTTGATAATGGTAGACCATTCTAAGATTGACTTAACGTTATCGCAAGAACTTTACAACAGATTTACAGATGTCATTGTTGTTGATCATCATCGTCGTGACAATAATTTTCCAGAAAAAGCCATATTGACCTTTATTGAAAGTGGTGCAAGTAGCGCAAGTGAATTAGTAACCGAATTAATTCAATTCCAAAATGCTGGTAAACGTCTAAGTAAAATTCAAGCTAGTATTTTAATGGCAGGGATTATGTTGGACACGAAGAATTTTTCAGCTAGCGTTACAAGTCGAACATTTGATGTTGCAAGCTATCTTAGATCTCAAGGAAGTGATAGCATTGAAATTCAAAACATTTCTCAAACAGATTTTGAGGAATATCGATTGGTTAATGAACTTATTCTCAAAGGTCGTAAACTTTATGACAACATTATCATTGCCAGTGGTGGCGATAATGTGGTTTACAGTAAAGTAGTTGCCAGTAAGGCTGCGGATACCATGTTATCTCTAGCTGGCATTGAAGCAACGTTTGTTATTGTTCAGGTTGCTCCTAATAAAGTAGCTATTTCGGCACGTAGCCGCAGTAAAATCAATGTTCAACGAATGATGGAAGAACTTGGTGGCGGTGGTCATTTTACCCTAGCAGCTTGTCAACTATCAGACATAACTGTTAGTCAAGCCGAACACTTATTACTTGAAATAATTGAAAATGATTTAAGAGAAAACATGGAGGTAGAGTGA
- a CDS encoding tRNA uridine 5-carboxymethylaminomethyl modification enzyme GidA gives MTHEFAENYDVIVVGAGHAGVEASLAAARMGCKTMLATINLEMLSFMPCNPSIGGSAKGIVVREIDALGGEMGKNIDKTYIQMKMLNTGKGPAVRALRAQADKALYSRTMKHTVEQQENLTLRQSMIEEVLVEDSKVVGVRTATNQKFSAKAVVITTGTALRGEIILGELKYSSGPNNSLASIGLADNLKELGLEIGRFKTGTPPRIKASSINYDKTEIQPGDEKPNHFSFMSNDEDYLKDQIPCWLTYTNQTSHDIINKNLYRAPMFSGIVKGVGPRYCPSIEDKIVRFADKERHQLFLEPEGRETEEVYIQGLSTSLPEDVQKELVHSIKGLENAEMMRTGYAIEYDIVLPHQLRATLETKKISGLFTAGQTNGTSGYEEAAGQGIVAGINAALKVQGKPEMILKRSDAYIGVMIDDLVTKGTLEPYRLLTSRAEYRLILRHDNADMRLTEIGHRVGLVDDERYQRFLNRKRQFDNELTRLSTLKIKPVKETNARIEALGFKPLTDALTAKEFIRRPEINYDIATSFVGPAEEKLDSKVIELLETEIKYEGYINKALDQVAKMKRMEEKRIPANIDWDDIDSIATEARQKFKKINPETIGQASRISGVNPADISILMVYLEGKQKHHRKAND, from the coding sequence ATGACACACGAATTTGCTGAAAATTATGATGTAATTGTTGTTGGTGCTGGGCACGCTGGTGTTGAAGCTAGTTTGGCTGCGGCTCGTATGGGTTGTAAAACGATGCTGGCAACAATCAATTTGGAAATGTTGTCCTTTATGCCATGTAACCCTTCAATTGGAGGTTCTGCCAAAGGGATTGTCGTTCGCGAAATTGATGCTCTCGGTGGCGAAATGGGTAAAAACATTGACAAGACTTACATTCAAATGAAAATGCTAAATACTGGTAAAGGTCCTGCTGTGCGTGCTCTTCGTGCGCAAGCAGATAAGGCTCTTTACTCTCGTACAATGAAGCATACGGTTGAGCAACAAGAAAATTTGACATTGCGTCAGTCAATGATTGAAGAAGTTTTAGTCGAAGATAGTAAAGTTGTTGGTGTTCGCACAGCTACTAATCAGAAATTTTCAGCTAAAGCAGTTGTTATCACAACAGGGACAGCCCTTCGTGGCGAAATTATCCTAGGTGAGCTTAAATATTCTTCTGGTCCAAATAACAGTTTAGCTTCTATTGGACTTGCAGATAATTTGAAAGAATTAGGTCTTGAAATTGGTCGTTTCAAAACAGGAACACCACCACGTATCAAAGCAAGTTCTATCAATTACGATAAAACAGAGATTCAACCAGGTGATGAAAAACCAAATCATTTTTCATTCATGTCCAATGATGAAGATTACCTCAAAGACCAAATTCCTTGCTGGTTGACTTATACGAACCAAACAAGCCACGATATTATCAATAAAAACCTTTACCGTGCACCAATGTTTTCAGGTATTGTTAAAGGGGTAGGACCTCGTTATTGTCCGTCTATCGAAGATAAAATTGTGCGCTTTGCGGATAAAGAACGTCACCAACTTTTCCTAGAACCAGAAGGTCGTGAAACGGAAGAAGTTTACATTCAAGGTTTGTCAACTAGTCTTCCTGAAGATGTTCAAAAAGAATTAGTTCACTCTATCAAAGGTCTTGAAAATGCTGAAATGATGCGTACAGGATATGCGATTGAGTACGATATCGTTTTGCCACATCAATTGCGTGCAACGCTTGAAACGAAGAAAATTTCAGGTCTATTTACGGCTGGTCAAACCAATGGTACGTCAGGTTACGAAGAAGCTGCTGGTCAAGGAATTGTTGCTGGTATCAATGCTGCTTTGAAAGTTCAAGGTAAGCCAGAAATGATTCTTAAACGTAGTGATGCTTACATTGGTGTTATGATTGATGATTTGGTCACGAAAGGAACGTTGGAACCTTATCGCTTGTTGACAAGTCGTGCGGAATATCGTTTGATTTTGCGTCATGATAATGCTGATATGCGTTTGACTGAGATTGGTCACCGTGTCGGTTTGGTTGATGATGAACGTTATCAACGTTTCTTGAATCGTAAACGTCAATTTGACAATGAGTTGACAAGGTTGTCAACTCTTAAAATCAAGCCAGTTAAAGAAACTAATGCACGTATTGAAGCACTTGGTTTCAAACCGTTGACAGATGCTTTGACAGCAAAAGAATTCATACGTCGTCCTGAAATCAATTATGACATTGCGACAAGCTTTGTTGGTCCTGCTGAAGAAAAACTTGACAGCAAAGTAATTGAACTTTTGGAAACTGAAATCAAATATGAAGGTTATATCAACAAAGCCCTTGACCAGGTAGCCAAAATGAAACGCATGGAAGAAAAACGTATTCCTGCTAATATTGACTGGGATGATATTGATTCTATCGCAACAGAAGCACGTCAAAAATTCAAGAAAATTAACCCAGAAACAATCGGTCAAGCAAGCCGTATTTCGGGTGTTAACCCAGCAGATATTTCTATTTTGATGGTTTACCTAGAAGGCAAGCAAAAGCATCATAGAAAAGCGAATGATTAA